Proteins from a genomic interval of Candidatus Binatia bacterium:
- a CDS encoding acyl-CoA dehydrogenase family protein, whose protein sequence is MSQFELTGEQRAIGALAAEIAQREIAPHIAEWDRGHVFPRELYGKLTAAGLMGILVAEEYGGAGADYLSYALAIEELARVDAGTAVTLSVHSMICSAIGKLGSAAQKERWLHELAAGDVIAGFALTEPEAGSDAAALRATAKTTGAGYVLDGRKQWCTNGSYAGVIMGMFRTGGAGSRGVSAFLIDPKSPGVTVERVTEKLGIHTSNTCDVAFDGVEVGSDALLGEEGAGFGNAMTALTAGRIGIAAQAIGILAASLDESVKFATERIAFGKPIGAFEGVSFKIAQMATDLDAARLLTYRAAALADAGRPFALEASKAKLFASTAARKHAAEALQIHGGYGYTTEFPVERHYRDAKITEIYEGTSEIQQIIIGRSLLGRLD, encoded by the coding sequence TTGTCGCAGTTCGAGCTAACCGGCGAGCAACGAGCGATCGGCGCGCTCGCGGCCGAGATCGCGCAGCGCGAGATCGCGCCGCACATCGCGGAGTGGGATCGCGGCCACGTCTTTCCGCGCGAACTCTACGGCAAACTCACGGCCGCCGGCCTCATGGGGATTTTGGTGGCGGAAGAGTACGGCGGAGCGGGCGCGGACTACCTTTCATACGCGCTTGCGATCGAGGAGCTCGCGCGGGTCGACGCCGGCACGGCGGTGACGCTCTCCGTTCACTCGATGATCTGCTCGGCGATCGGCAAGCTCGGCAGCGCGGCGCAGAAAGAACGATGGCTCCACGAGCTGGCGGCCGGCGACGTCATCGCGGGATTCGCGCTCACCGAGCCGGAGGCGGGTTCCGACGCCGCGGCGCTGCGCGCCACCGCAAAAACAACGGGTGCGGGCTACGTGCTCGACGGCAGAAAGCAGTGGTGCACCAACGGGAGCTACGCCGGCGTGATCATGGGAATGTTCCGCACGGGCGGTGCCGGCTCGCGCGGCGTCAGCGCCTTTCTCATCGACCCCAAGAGTCCGGGAGTGACCGTGGAGCGCGTCACCGAGAAGCTCGGCATCCACACGAGCAACACGTGCGACGTGGCCTTCGACGGGGTCGAGGTGGGCTCGGATGCGCTGCTCGGCGAGGAGGGCGCCGGTTTCGGCAACGCGATGACCGCGTTGACGGCCGGTCGCATCGGAATCGCGGCGCAGGCGATCGGCATTCTCGCCGCCTCTCTCGACGAATCGGTGAAGTTCGCGACCGAGCGCATCGCGTTCGGAAAGCCGATCGGTGCGTTCGAGGGCGTCTCGTTCAAGATCGCGCAGATGGCGACCGATCTCGACGCGGCGAGACTCCTCACCTACCGCGCGGCCGCGCTCGCCGACGCCGGCCGGCCATTCGCGCTCGAGGCGAGCAAAGCCAAGCTCTTTGCTTCGACCGCGGCGCGCAAACACGCTGCCGAGGCGCTGCAGATCCACGGCGGATACGGCTACACGACCGAGTTTCCGGTCGAGCGTCACTACCGCGACGCGAAGATCACCGAGATTTACGAAGGCACGTCGGAGATCCAGCAGATTATCATTGGCCGCTCGCTTCTCGGCCGCCTCGACTAG
- the sucC gene encoding ADP-forming succinate--CoA ligase subunit beta, which translates to MNLMEYQGKELFKRSGIEVPRGHHARTPDEVAAFLSETSDGWVVKAQVLMGGRGKAGKIKMATGASEGRNVAREIMATPMPPNRQNPDGETINSLLVEERLEIAREAYCAITIDRTARKPVIVVSRFGGMDIEEVAEHHPESIAKFYVDVAIGYSPFIGRELAFAAQLDPGYRKQFPAIVGALYDLFFRYGARLVEINPLALTANGRVVASDAKIELDDDALFRNPEFDEWRKALPLDEDELLAAKAGVGIRNFRRFGGDVGTMANGAGLAMATMDAVTNAGGGVADFLDVGGGANAQRVRNCYELVVNNTGAKAFFINIFGGITRGDEVARGIVEAMRETSSRKIPLVIRLTGTNEEAGRRILAEAGMTPVETMDEGAAEAVRIARGA; encoded by the coding sequence ATGAATCTGATGGAGTATCAGGGCAAGGAGCTCTTCAAGCGCTCCGGGATCGAGGTGCCGCGCGGGCACCACGCGCGCACGCCCGACGAGGTTGCGGCGTTTCTCTCGGAGACGTCCGACGGCTGGGTCGTGAAGGCGCAAGTTCTGATGGGCGGGCGCGGCAAGGCCGGCAAGATCAAGATGGCGACGGGCGCGTCGGAAGGGCGCAACGTGGCGCGCGAGATCATGGCGACGCCGATGCCGCCCAATCGCCAGAATCCCGACGGCGAAACGATCAACTCTCTGCTCGTCGAAGAGCGGCTCGAGATCGCAAGAGAAGCCTACTGTGCGATCACGATCGATCGAACGGCGCGAAAGCCCGTCATCGTGGTCAGCCGATTCGGCGGAATGGATATCGAAGAGGTCGCCGAGCATCACCCCGAGTCGATCGCGAAATTTTACGTCGACGTCGCGATCGGATACTCGCCGTTCATCGGCCGCGAGCTCGCGTTCGCCGCGCAGCTCGATCCGGGATATCGGAAGCAGTTTCCGGCGATCGTCGGCGCGCTCTACGATCTCTTCTTCCGGTACGGCGCGCGCCTCGTCGAGATCAATCCGCTCGCGCTGACCGCGAACGGCCGCGTCGTCGCGTCGGACGCAAAGATCGAGCTCGATGACGACGCGCTCTTCCGCAATCCCGAGTTCGACGAGTGGCGCAAGGCGCTGCCGCTCGACGAGGACGAGCTGCTCGCGGCGAAGGCAGGCGTCGGGATTCGCAATTTTCGCCGTTTCGGCGGCGACGTCGGCACGATGGCAAACGGCGCCGGCCTCGCGATGGCGACGATGGACGCGGTGACGAACGCCGGCGGCGGCGTCGCCGATTTCCTCGACGTCGGCGGCGGCGCGAACGCGCAACGCGTACGCAACTGCTACGAGCTCGTCGTCAACAACACGGGCGCGAAGGCGTTCTTCATCAACATCTTCGGCGGAATCACGCGCGGCGACGAAGTCGCGCGCGGCATCGTCGAAGCGATGCGCGAGACGTCGTCGCGCAAGATTCCGCTCGTCATTCGTCTGACCGGCACGAACGAAGAAGCGGGGCGGCGCATTTTGGCCGAGGCGGGGATGACCCCGGTCGAGACGATGGACGAAGGCGCGGCCGAGGCCGTGCGCATCGCGCGAGGAGCGTAG
- the sucD gene encoding succinate--CoA ligase subunit alpha, with the protein MAIFLDKNSKVIVQGITGAEGSYHTERMHKYGTNLVGGVTPGKGGQTTPQGLPVFDTVREAVEATGATHTCIFVPPPFAADALYEAYDAGITFAVCITEGVPVNDTLKVVGTTPGMRIIGPNCPGLASPGKALVGIMPGHVFKEGAVGVVSRSGTLTYEVVDLLTRAGLGQSTCIGIGGDPIIGTTFVDCLREFKNDPATQAIVLCGEIGGSDEEDAAAFVAEHMPETPIVAFIGGRNAPPGKSLGHAGAIISGKFGTPESKIAAFRAAGVPVADRPSQIPGMVAERLAVRA; encoded by the coding sequence ATGGCGATCTTCTTGGACAAGAACAGCAAGGTCATCGTGCAGGGCATCACCGGCGCGGAAGGCTCCTACCACACCGAGCGGATGCATAAGTACGGCACGAACCTCGTCGGCGGCGTCACGCCGGGCAAGGGGGGACAGACGACGCCGCAAGGCCTGCCGGTCTTCGACACCGTGCGGGAAGCCGTCGAGGCGACCGGCGCGACGCACACGTGCATCTTCGTTCCGCCGCCCTTTGCCGCCGACGCGCTCTACGAGGCATACGATGCCGGCATCACGTTTGCGGTCTGCATCACCGAGGGCGTGCCGGTCAACGACACCCTCAAGGTCGTCGGGACGACCCCGGGCATGCGGATCATCGGCCCGAACTGCCCCGGCCTCGCCTCGCCGGGGAAGGCGCTCGTCGGCATCATGCCCGGGCACGTCTTCAAAGAGGGGGCAGTCGGGGTGGTCTCGCGGTCCGGGACCTTGACCTACGAGGTCGTCGACCTCCTGACCCGAGCCGGCCTCGGCCAGTCTACCTGCATCGGCATCGGGGGCGATCCGATCATCGGGACCACCTTCGTCGACTGCTTACGCGAGTTCAAGAACGACCCGGCCACCCAGGCGATCGTCCTCTGCGGCGAGATCGGCGGCTCGGACGAGGAGGACGCAGCCGCTTTCGTCGCCGAGCACATGCCGGAGACCCCGATCGTGGCCTTCATCGGGGGGCGAAACGCCCCCCCGGGCAAGTCCTTGGGCCATGCCGGAGCGATCATTTCGGGCAAATTCGGCACTCCCGAGTCCAAAATCGCCGCCTTCCGGGCGGCCGGGGTCCCGGTCGCCGACCGGCCCTCACAGATCCCCGGGATGGTCGCCGAGCGGCTCGCCGTTCGGGCCTAA
- a CDS encoding carboxypeptidase regulatory-like domain-containing protein, whose product MRSHKTLRQAVVAATLLVAFLSQGTWALAGVTGNITGIVKDSNGAPVAGVTVQAVAPSESRTATTDAGGHFVLLALAPDTYTINLNKDGYQSISFPGVVIFADQTQTVSYTMTKALKTIAHVTSAAGASLVRSGVGSDLYSVNSAQASAAAALGGGGNLNNTYSAMASVPGVQTSMGGVGWDFNAAYVRGQNSYYTGFEYDGIPINRAFDNYNAGTESSLGTQELQVYTGGGPSSVATSGTAGFINQVIKTGTYPGFATANLGIATPNYYHQAQFEIGGSTPDRTFSYYVGVLGYNQTYRFIDNSNGAGYGTPGGIFSGNPDGFAIGYGFGSNQVLNVGYTCLFTTCQGVKPVCPLYGAKSFSFPDQGCWQYYSGTSGDPLMVSDREDVINLHMGIPKANGLRDDVQFLWSGSALNNYGYSSLDNMGPGNNQLIYSFYGTHYHAPICGPEQVAPWAGLTVNGCSSPTGPAGQIYSYLQPEQYFFQHFYGLPPGPYTCPSVYLGTTPCGPTYVGYSDAVTYNVPFGTPIAKSPTSFTKPGVYMAPGAPPHAFNGPLPLYDNSIDVNQNDAGITKLQYTYSLSQSAYLRIYGYTFYSDWYLNSPTFGASGEELPTFPTAAEYQLITHTSGGALSFQDQLNDQNLLSLDGNYTTAGVIRFNNSTAYGGTSPIGYMSKTGSGFTCYGFQGNNPSSGKFGYAVPCLSSSYYDVAAGHTLHPTWTGNSVGGPSGFAAAGTPAANAGATWDSLWNGNANGSYNSVRPRFVNAALQDQFRPNDKFLINASIRYDNYTYVLPDSLSEDTQFYANMTANYTCILASTNQVLTTPLAPGQPPPAAAQYVNGDCDKAAVALHPSGPKTGWVHPNGTVQDGVASPNFSATSPGQYSLDYWQPRFSATWTENPNTVFRISAGRFTQPPISASVQYLALAGDDRSVWNNTMNLGFFSPFHPIPGISSGQYDLSWEQHFKGTDMSLKLTPFYTWVSNWQQQTFIGSGFVTQVPVGVNRNQGVELQFNKGDFTRNGLSGLFAFTYTDSKVMFQNVGLSTGGIVPNTTIALNQAIQQYNQLTKAGGGSPCYQAGTPVPCSTPNGKVASGYDTIANPYYNRPSQGLLDEGGWYNPYTTAIAPNLNGAVNTYISPITSSLILNWRHDKLAITPSFGFQTGGYYGSPLDVEGLDPRTCQSNSQTTGITKVSPKTNPQQCNYLTALAPGLGSFSYLYVPDPQTGTFAFGTYQQPSQIVGNLQVSYDLSSRIKLTVLGANLFHACFGGSQEPWTSANPPSYAICGYAPAGGSLNSTLYPSNFYNGTGINDFAANKARTPFQQSYQPSALNNGAIGAGTQPINVYFNAQVKI is encoded by the coding sequence ATGCGTTCACATAAAACCCTCCGTCAAGCGGTCGTAGCCGCGACGTTACTCGTAGCGTTCCTGAGCCAGGGAACATGGGCACTGGCAGGCGTTACCGGTAACATCACGGGTATCGTCAAAGACTCGAATGGAGCTCCGGTTGCCGGCGTCACGGTACAGGCAGTCGCACCTTCGGAGAGTCGGACCGCAACGACGGACGCGGGAGGTCATTTTGTCCTGCTCGCGCTCGCCCCAGACACGTATACGATCAACCTGAACAAGGACGGATACCAGAGTATCTCGTTCCCCGGCGTCGTGATCTTTGCCGACCAGACGCAAACGGTTTCGTATACGATGACGAAGGCGCTCAAGACAATCGCGCACGTCACCTCGGCGGCCGGCGCATCGCTGGTGAGATCCGGCGTCGGCAGCGACCTGTACAGCGTCAACTCCGCTCAGGCTTCGGCCGCAGCGGCGCTTGGCGGCGGCGGTAACCTCAACAACACGTACTCGGCGATGGCGTCGGTCCCCGGCGTCCAGACCTCGATGGGCGGCGTTGGCTGGGACTTCAACGCTGCGTACGTACGCGGTCAGAACTCGTATTACACCGGCTTTGAGTACGACGGTATTCCGATCAACCGGGCCTTCGACAACTACAATGCCGGAACCGAGTCGAGCCTCGGCACGCAAGAGCTGCAGGTCTACACCGGCGGCGGTCCGTCATCGGTCGCCACCTCGGGCACGGCCGGTTTCATCAACCAGGTCATCAAGACCGGTACGTATCCGGGTTTCGCCACGGCGAATCTCGGAATCGCCACCCCGAACTACTACCATCAGGCGCAGTTCGAGATCGGCGGTTCGACGCCCGATCGTACGTTTAGTTACTACGTCGGCGTCCTTGGTTACAACCAGACGTATCGCTTCATCGACAACAGCAACGGAGCCGGCTACGGAACGCCCGGCGGCATCTTCTCCGGTAACCCGGACGGCTTTGCCATCGGTTACGGCTTCGGCAGCAACCAGGTCCTCAACGTCGGATACACCTGCCTCTTCACGACCTGCCAGGGCGTGAAGCCGGTCTGTCCGCTCTACGGGGCCAAATCGTTTAGCTTCCCGGATCAGGGATGCTGGCAGTACTACAGCGGCACCTCGGGCGACCCGCTCATGGTCAGCGATCGCGAAGACGTGATCAACCTGCACATGGGCATCCCGAAGGCCAACGGACTGCGCGACGACGTGCAGTTCTTATGGAGCGGGTCGGCGCTCAATAACTACGGTTATAGCAGCCTCGACAACATGGGCCCGGGTAACAACCAGCTCATCTACTCGTTCTACGGCACGCACTATCACGCGCCGATTTGCGGACCGGAACAGGTCGCACCGTGGGCGGGTTTGACCGTCAACGGCTGCAGCAGCCCGACGGGACCTGCCGGGCAGATCTACTCGTACCTCCAGCCCGAGCAGTATTTCTTCCAGCACTTCTACGGACTGCCGCCGGGCCCGTACACCTGCCCCAGCGTCTATCTGGGAACGACCCCTTGCGGCCCGACGTACGTCGGATACTCCGACGCGGTAACGTACAACGTTCCGTTCGGCACCCCGATTGCGAAGAGCCCGACCTCATTCACCAAGCCGGGCGTCTACATGGCGCCTGGAGCGCCGCCCCACGCGTTCAACGGGCCGCTGCCGCTTTACGATAACAGCATCGACGTCAACCAGAACGATGCCGGCATCACGAAGCTGCAGTACACGTACTCGCTGAGCCAATCGGCGTATCTGCGAATCTACGGCTACACGTTCTACTCGGACTGGTATCTGAACAGTCCGACGTTCGGCGCCAGCGGTGAAGAGCTTCCGACCTTCCCGACGGCGGCCGAGTACCAGCTGATCACGCACACCTCAGGCGGCGCGCTCAGCTTCCAGGACCAGCTCAACGACCAGAACCTGCTCAGCCTCGACGGTAACTACACGACCGCCGGCGTGATCCGGTTCAACAACTCGACGGCCTACGGCGGCACGTCCCCGATCGGCTACATGTCGAAGACCGGCAGCGGCTTCACATGCTACGGCTTCCAAGGGAACAATCCGTCGTCCGGTAAGTTCGGCTACGCGGTGCCTTGCCTCAGCAGCAGCTACTACGACGTCGCTGCAGGCCATACGCTCCATCCGACCTGGACCGGCAACTCGGTCGGCGGCCCCAGCGGCTTCGCCGCAGCGGGAACGCCTGCCGCGAATGCAGGCGCGACCTGGGATAGTCTCTGGAACGGAAACGCTAATGGTTCGTACAACTCGGTGCGGCCGCGCTTCGTCAACGCCGCTCTGCAAGACCAGTTCCGTCCCAACGACAAGTTCCTCATCAACGCCTCGATCCGGTACGACAACTACACGTACGTTCTGCCGGACTCGCTGAGCGAGGATACTCAGTTCTACGCCAACATGACGGCGAATTACACGTGTATCTTGGCATCGACGAACCAAGTGCTGACGACGCCGCTGGCGCCGGGTCAGCCGCCGCCGGCGGCCGCCCAGTACGTCAACGGCGACTGCGACAAGGCAGCGGTGGCGCTGCATCCCTCCGGTCCGAAGACCGGCTGGGTGCATCCCAACGGTACGGTGCAGGACGGCGTAGCGTCTCCGAACTTCTCGGCGACGTCGCCGGGGCAGTACTCGCTCGACTACTGGCAGCCGCGATTCTCGGCGACGTGGACGGAGAATCCGAATACGGTCTTCCGTATCTCGGCCGGCCGCTTCACGCAGCCTCCGATCTCGGCATCGGTCCAGTACCTGGCTCTCGCCGGCGACGACCGCTCGGTATGGAACAATACGATGAACCTCGGGTTCTTCTCACCGTTCCATCCGATTCCGGGAATCTCGTCGGGTCAGTACGACCTCTCGTGGGAGCAGCACTTCAAGGGAACGGATATGAGCCTCAAGCTCACGCCGTTCTATACGTGGGTCTCGAACTGGCAGCAGCAGACGTTCATCGGCTCCGGTTTCGTCACGCAAGTCCCGGTCGGCGTGAACCGTAACCAAGGCGTCGAGCTCCAGTTCAACAAGGGCGACTTCACCCGCAACGGACTCTCGGGTCTCTTCGCCTTCACGTATACCGACTCGAAGGTCATGTTCCAGAACGTCGGTCTGAGCACCGGCGGCATCGTTCCGAACACGACCATCGCGCTGAACCAAGCGATCCAGCAGTACAACCAGCTCACGAAGGCCGGCGGCGGAAGCCCCTGCTACCAGGCTGGTACGCCGGTTCCGTGCTCGACGCCCAACGGCAAGGTCGCCTCGGGCTACGACACGATCGCGAACCCGTACTACAACAGGCCGTCGCAGGGACTGCTCGACGAAGGCGGCTGGTACAATCCGTACACGACGGCGATCGCGCCGAACCTCAACGGTGCGGTCAACACGTACATCTCGCCGATTACCTCGTCGCTCATCCTCAACTGGCGCCACGATAAGCTCGCGATCACTCCGAGCTTCGGGTTCCAGACGGGCGGCTACTACGGAAGCCCGCTCGACGTCGAGGGCCTCGACCCGCGTACGTGCCAGAGTAACTCGCAGACCACCGGCATCACGAAGGTCTCGCCGAAGACCAATCCGCAGCAGTGCAACTACCTGACCGCGCTCGCTCCGGGCCTTGGCTCCTTCAGCTACCTCTACGTGCCGGACCCGCAAACCGGAACGTTTGCCTTCGGGACCTATCAGCAGCCGAGCCAGATCGTCGGAAACCTCCAGGTCTCCTACGACCTCAGCTCGCGCATCAAGCTGACCGTCCTGGGCGCGAACCTCTTCCATGCCTGCTTCGGCGGTTCGCAGGAACCGTGGACCTCGGCGAATCCGCCGAGTTACGCGATCTGCGGATACGCGCCTGCAGGCGGTTCGCTCAACAGCACGCTCTACCCGAGTAACTTCTACAACGGTACGGGCATCAACGACTTCGCCGCCAACAAGGCGCGAACGCCGTTCCAGCAGAGCTACCAACCGAGCGCGCTCAACAACGGCGCGATCGGTGCGGGTACGCAGCCGATCAACGTCTACTTCAACGCTCAGGTGAAGATCTAA